A window of the Desulfovibrio legallii genome harbors these coding sequences:
- a CDS encoding GNAT family N-acetyltransferase, giving the protein MRILHKQQHLSPLEGPRLEPHPFHAAGAPPDERDGAPLVPVGRPERGDRPVAAPHQPVPQNDAFEFRQLGEEDFEEFEALLRYAFQVSSSEMARIGWSDKEMKQSKLPIFEASHVMGWFYKGHLASQIVIYPMEVNIHGSICKMGGITGVATYPEYTGRGLIRTLIGKSLEYMRDQQQAISYLCPYSIPLYRKHGWEIISDKMTFTIKDTQLPRRHPVDGQIERVDIESEDLHRVYRYFARQEHGALIRGALEWEEYWRWDSDDVMAAVYYSADGKPLGYVIYYIENEIFSIKEMVYLNQEAKSGIWNYISAHFSMITKVEGCNYSGESLAFQFEDSEIDETIQPYAMARIVDVQKFVETYAFQITDPRLVLELNVSDPMAPWNNGIFRVGWAEGRTLCEKVPAWSTGHRISLNIQTLTTMLMGYKRPTYLYNNDRIDMDYHLLKKLESLIPSDKPYFSDYF; this is encoded by the coding sequence ATGCGTATCCTCCACAAGCAACAGCACTTGTCCCCCCTGGAAGGCCCGCGCCTGGAGCCGCACCCCTTTCACGCCGCTGGCGCGCCGCCGGACGAACGCGACGGCGCGCCCTTGGTGCCTGTAGGCCGACCCGAGCGCGGCGACCGTCCGGTCGCCGCGCCGCACCAACCTGTGCCCCAGAACGACGCCTTTGAGTTCCGCCAGCTGGGCGAAGAAGACTTTGAGGAATTTGAAGCCCTGCTGCGCTACGCCTTTCAGGTCAGCTCCTCGGAGATGGCCCGCATCGGCTGGTCCGACAAGGAGATGAAGCAGTCCAAGCTGCCCATTTTCGAGGCCTCGCACGTTATGGGCTGGTTCTACAAAGGCCACCTCGCCTCGCAGATCGTCATCTACCCCATGGAAGTGAACATCCACGGCAGCATCTGCAAAATGGGCGGCATCACGGGCGTGGCCACCTACCCGGAATACACGGGCCGCGGGCTCATCCGCACCCTTATCGGCAAAAGCCTGGAATACATGCGCGACCAGCAGCAGGCCATCTCCTACCTCTGCCCCTACTCCATCCCCCTCTACCGCAAGCACGGCTGGGAAATCATCTCGGACAAGATGACCTTCACCATCAAGGATACCCAGCTGCCCCGCCGCCACCCCGTGGACGGACAGATCGAGCGCGTGGACATCGAAAGCGAAGACCTGCACCGCGTCTACCGCTACTTTGCCCGGCAGGAGCACGGCGCGCTCATCCGCGGCGCGCTGGAATGGGAAGAATACTGGCGCTGGGATTCGGACGACGTCATGGCCGCCGTATACTACAGCGCGGACGGCAAGCCCCTGGGCTACGTCATCTACTACATAGAAAACGAAATTTTCAGCATCAAGGAAATGGTCTACCTGAATCAGGAGGCCAAATCAGGCATCTGGAACTATATCAGCGCTCACTTCTCTATGATCACCAAGGTGGAGGGCTGCAACTACAGCGGGGAATCCCTGGCCTTCCAGTTTGAAGACAGCGAAATCGACGAGACTATCCAGCCCTACGCCATGGCCCGCATCGTGGACGTGCAGAAATTTGTGGAAACCTACGCCTTCCAGATCACAGATCCGCGCCTGGTGCTGGAGCTCAACGTAAGCGACCCCATGGCCCCCTGGAACAACGGCATCTTCCGCGTGGGCTGGGCTGAGGGCCGCACCTTGTGCGAAAAAGTGCCCGCCTGGAGCACTGGGCACCGCATCTCCCTCAACATCCAGACCCTCACCACCATGCTTATGGGCTACAAACGCCCCACCTACCTCTACAACAACGACCGCATTGATATGGACTACCACCTGCTTAAAAAGCTGGAAAGCCTTATCCCCTCGGACAAACCCTACTTTTCAGACTACTTTTAG
- a CDS encoding 2-oxoacid:acceptor oxidoreductase family protein encodes MSEYQDVIIAGFGGQGVMLAGNLLAQAGMEHGLEVSFIPVYGAEMRGGTANCTVVLDTHPIGAPLVREPRSTIILNEPSLTKFQPRLHKAGVQIVNASLIDRGLLDASRRSVYIPVNDMAHELGNVKLANMVALGAWIRATAALPLAAVQEALRRVVSSHYAHLVPVNAKALEAGYNFAA; translated from the coding sequence ATGAGTGAGTATCAGGACGTGATTATTGCCGGTTTCGGCGGGCAGGGCGTCATGCTGGCGGGCAATCTGCTGGCCCAGGCGGGCATGGAGCACGGGCTGGAGGTGTCCTTCATCCCCGTATACGGCGCGGAAATGCGCGGCGGCACGGCCAACTGCACCGTGGTGCTGGATACGCACCCCATCGGCGCGCCCTTGGTGCGCGAACCGCGTTCCACCATCATCCTCAACGAGCCCTCGCTGACCAAGTTCCAGCCGCGCCTGCACAAAGCGGGCGTGCAGATTGTCAACGCTTCCCTTATTGACCGTGGGCTGCTGGACGCCAGCCGCCGCAGCGTCTACATCCCGGTCAACGACATGGCCCATGAGCTCGGCAACGTGAAGCTGGCCAACATGGTGGCCCTGGGAGCCTGGATTCGGGCCACCGCGGCCCTGCCCCTGGCGGCCGTGCAGGAAGCCCTGCGCCGTGTGGTCAGCAGCCACTACGCCCACCTGGTGCCCGTCAACGCCAAGGCGTTGGAGGCCGGCTACAACTTCGCCGCGTAG
- a CDS encoding thiamine pyrophosphate-dependent enzyme: MDTALQEELRPQAGETLVFDANPVLNERETHYCPGCHHGIAHRLVSEVLHELGVAERTILVASVGCATFTYDYFNVDGLEAPHGRACAVATGVRRARPDAVVFTYQGDGDMAAIGMAESLHAANRGERITAVFINNTVYGMTGGQMAPTTLLGQKTTTTVHGRNAANEGGPIHMAELMAQLGGVAYAARCALDSVAHVRAAKKALRRAFEAQINGLGFGFVELLSGCPTNWHMDPIAANKRIAEAMIPEFPLGVYKDAAAPQEADHE, encoded by the coding sequence ATGGATACCGCACTGCAAGAAGAACTGCGCCCCCAGGCGGGCGAAACCCTGGTTTTTGACGCCAACCCCGTGCTCAATGAGCGCGAAACCCACTACTGCCCCGGCTGCCATCACGGCATTGCCCACCGCCTGGTGAGCGAGGTGCTGCATGAGCTGGGCGTGGCGGAAAGGACCATTCTGGTGGCCTCGGTGGGCTGCGCCACCTTTACATACGATTACTTCAACGTGGACGGCCTGGAGGCCCCCCACGGCCGGGCCTGCGCCGTGGCCACGGGCGTGCGCCGCGCCCGGCCCGACGCCGTGGTTTTTACCTACCAGGGCGACGGCGATATGGCCGCCATCGGCATGGCCGAATCTCTGCACGCGGCCAACCGGGGCGAGCGCATTACCGCCGTGTTCATCAACAACACGGTTTACGGCATGACCGGCGGCCAGATGGCCCCCACCACCCTGCTGGGGCAGAAGACCACCACCACCGTGCACGGCCGCAACGCCGCCAACGAGGGCGGGCCCATCCATATGGCGGAGCTCATGGCCCAGCTCGGCGGCGTGGCCTATGCCGCGCGCTGCGCCCTGGACAGCGTGGCCCATGTGCGCGCGGCCAAAAAGGCCCTGCGCCGCGCCTTTGAGGCGCAGATCAACGGCCTGGGCTTCGGCTTTGTGGAGCTGCTTTCCGGCTGCCCCACCAACTGGCACATGGACCCCATCGCGGCCAACAAACGCATTGCGGAGGCCATGATCCCCGAGTTCCCCCTGGGCGTGTACAAGGACGCGGCCGCCCCGCAGGAGGCCGACCATGAGTGA
- the vorB gene encoding 3-methyl-2-oxobutanoate dehydrogenase subunit VorB, with amino-acid sequence MSEAERILIKGNEAIAYGAADAGCRCYFGYPITPQNEVPEALSVLLPDRGGQFVQAESEVAAVNMLLGAAACGVPAMTSSSGCGISLMQEGVSYMAGSQIPGVMVNMQRGGPGLGDIGPSQGDYFQAVKGGGHGDHRNLVLAPSTAQECYDFMFRAFALAFKYANPVLVLGDAIVGQIKEPVRRVPPKDAVPPEDLARLAAGWRLEGYGKRGPGAGPRLLKSVYLAEGALAERNRMLMRKYEAMRAECAFDCVDTEDAELVVVAFGSMARIARSAVRALRAEGRKVGLFRPVTLYPFPDEALRALAPGRRFLVLEQNTGQMVEDVRLALCAQPGAAAAEVRWHGVMPGLFVGAEALREPMLQALEEK; translated from the coding sequence ATGAGCGAGGCCGAACGCATCCTCATCAAGGGCAACGAAGCCATTGCTTATGGCGCGGCGGACGCGGGCTGCCGCTGCTACTTCGGCTACCCCATCACCCCGCAGAACGAAGTGCCCGAAGCTCTCTCCGTGCTGCTGCCCGATCGGGGCGGCCAGTTTGTGCAGGCCGAAAGCGAGGTGGCCGCCGTCAACATGCTGCTGGGCGCGGCGGCCTGCGGCGTGCCGGCCATGACCTCCTCTTCGGGCTGCGGCATTTCGCTCATGCAGGAGGGCGTCTCCTACATGGCGGGCAGCCAGATCCCTGGGGTCATGGTCAACATGCAGCGGGGCGGCCCTGGCCTGGGGGATATCGGCCCTTCCCAGGGCGATTATTTTCAGGCCGTCAAGGGCGGCGGCCACGGAGACCACCGCAACCTGGTTCTGGCTCCCAGCACGGCACAGGAGTGCTACGACTTCATGTTCCGCGCTTTTGCCCTGGCCTTCAAGTACGCCAACCCCGTGCTGGTGCTGGGCGACGCCATTGTGGGCCAGATCAAGGAGCCCGTGCGCCGCGTGCCGCCCAAGGACGCCGTGCCGCCGGAAGACCTGGCCCGTCTGGCCGCGGGCTGGCGGCTGGAGGGCTACGGCAAACGCGGGCCCGGCGCTGGGCCGCGGCTGCTCAAATCCGTCTATCTGGCGGAAGGGGCCCTGGCCGAGCGCAACCGCATGCTCATGCGCAAGTATGAAGCCATGCGCGCCGAATGCGCCTTTGACTGCGTGGATACGGAGGATGCGGAGCTGGTGGTGGTGGCCTTCGGCTCCATGGCCCGCATCGCCCGCAGCGCCGTGCGCGCTCTGCGCGCGGAAGGGCGCAAGGTGGGGCTCTTCCGCCCTGTGACCCTCTATCCCTTCCCGGACGAAGCCCTGCGCGCCCTGGCCCCGGGCCGGCGCTTTCTGGTGCTGGAACAGAACACGGGACAGATGGTGGAGGACGTGCGCCTGGCCCTCTGCGCCCAGCCCGGCGCGGCGGCGGCCGAGGTGCGCTGGCACGGGGTCATGCCCGGGCTGTTCGTGGGGGCCGAGGCCCTGCGCGAGCCTATGCTCCAGGCCCTGGAGGAGAAGTGA
- a CDS encoding 4Fe-4S dicluster domain-containing protein, whose amino-acid sequence MSRVVFLEERCKGCRLCVEACPAHILRPSGRYNRQGYEVMEQAGSCTGCAACAVMCPDVAIRVFRTARTKGGAA is encoded by the coding sequence ATGTCGCGAGTCGTTTTTCTGGAAGAGCGCTGCAAGGGCTGCCGCCTGTGTGTGGAAGCCTGCCCGGCGCACATTCTGCGGCCTTCGGGCCGCTATAACCGCCAGGGCTATGAAGTCATGGAACAGGCGGGATCGTGTACGGGCTGCGCCGCCTGCGCCGTTATGTGCCCGGACGTGGCCATCCGCGTGTTCCGCACCGCCAGGACCAAGGGAGGTGCGGCATGA